The nucleotide window CGGTCATCCTCCACGGCCCGACGACTACGTTAGGGCGTGCCCCTCCCGCTCCGCCAGTGCTCGCCGCCACCGAGTCGTCCTCCAGACACTGCAGCCAGCGCGCGGTGAGCGCCAGCACCACCATCCCGGCGAACGCCACTGCCACGGCCGACACCCACATTGCAGCGGTGCGCCACGCTGAACCGCCCTCGCCGTGGTTGGGCGACCCGGAGGGCGTCCCAACCGGTGCTAAATGGTTGAAAGACACGTCGAAGGTCTCCAGCGTAGTACAGTTGGCGACGCCCGGCGGGATGCTGCCGGTGAGGGCGTTCCAGGAGAGGTCCACCTCGGTGACCGACGGCAGCGCCGCGAGCACCGCTGGGATCTCCCCACTCAGGTTGTTGTGCTGCAGCCTCAAGCTCACCAGCCGCTTGCAGCTGCCAATGTCACCGGGGACCGCGCCGCTCAGCTCATTCCAGGCCAGCTCCAGCCTGTACAAGTTTGCGCACCCGGAGGTGCCAAACGGCGGGATTTCGCCGTCCAGAGCGCACTTGCTCGCCGCCAAGACTTGAAGCTTCGCTGCCCGCCACGTATTGCTAGGAAGCGTACCGCCGATCGGGTTGCCGGAGACGTTGAGGTACTCGAGGCTCGGGGAAATGACCAGATCAGCCGGAATGCCGCCGGTGAGCTCGTTGGAGCTCAAGTCCATGTACGTCAGGTTCTGCACTGCGCCGAAGCCGGACGGAATCGTGCCGGAGAGCCGGTTGGACTCGAGCCGAACACGCCACAGCGACGAGCAGTTGGCGAGGCTCGCCGGGATGGCGGAGTCAAATCGGTTGGCGAAGAGTATGAGGCGGAGGAGACGGTGACCGGTGCAGAGTCCCGACGGGATCGGGCCGGAGAGGGAGTTGGTCGACACGTCCAGGCGAACGAGCCGCCCGCTCGTACCGAGCGACTCCGGCAGCCTCCCGACGAGTGAGTTGTTCCACAGTTGCAGCACCTCGAGGTTGGGAAGCTCACCGATCGTCGCCGGGATCGTGCCGGAGAGGAAGTTGCTCATGAGGTTCAGCGTCGTGAGATTCGCGAGCTCTCCGAGACCGGCTGGGATAGCTCCGGCGAGCTGGTTGTCCGACAGGTCAAGAACCTGCAGCGCTTGGAGGCGCGACCACGGCGAAGGTATCGCGCCGGCTAGCCTGTTCTTGAACAGAAACAGAAATTCGAGCCGCGCGAGCCCGCCGAGCTCCGGCGGAAGCGGGCCGGACACGTTTGCCGCGGCGATGTCGAGGTACTGCAGCTGCTTTAGCCCACCAAACTCCGCTGGTATGCTACCATTGTAGCCATTATACCCGATCTCAAGGTGTTTGAGCAGCGTGAGCTCGCCAAGCTCCCTCGGCAGCCGCCCCGAAAGGGCGTTCCCGGCGAGGTGCAGGAAGCGTAGCTGCGGAAGCTGCCCAACCTCGACCGGAATGCTCCCATTGAAGAAACTGCCCCCGAGGTTGAGGTGCTCGAGCCTCTGGAGCTCCCCGATGCCGCGGGGAAGCTGGCCCACGAAGCAGTTGCTGTAGGCGTCGAGGACGGCGAGGGAGCCGAGCCGGGCAATGCCGTCGGGGAAGGTGGAGTTGAAGAAGTTGTGGCTGATGTCAAGCTTCACAAGACGACGGAGCAAGAACACCGCTGGCGGGAGCTCCCCCGTGAAGGCGTTCCAGCTGAGGTTGAGCGAAGCCAGCGTCGGCGCGAGCAGCGCGGCGGCCGTGGGGGAGACGGTGCCGGATAGGTTGCGGCGAGACAGATCGACCCCGACGACGTCGCCGGTGGCCGCGTCACACACGACACCAGGCCATGCGCACCACGGAGGGGAGAGCGACCGGGTGGCGCCTGAGGAGGCCGCCGCGGCGTACGTCCATGGACTGAGCGCGCCGGCCGGGTCGTTCAGGGAGGACTTGAGAGAGAGAAGCGCGAGCAGAGGGAGCGGCGCCGACGACGCGGCGGTGATGGTGAGGAGCGGGAGCAGAAGCAGGAGGCCATGGAAGGGGACCTGTGCGGCCATGATGGTGGAGGTGTCGGCGGTGTGAGGAGGGGAGGCGATGGTAAAATGGAGGAAGGAAAGGTAATGGCGGCGTTGCACTGGTGCATGCACATCATGATGAGAGGCTcggaaggaggaggaggtggtggtggaggacAGGGAGAGTGGAGTGGAGAAGAGAGAGCGCGCGGTGGTGATGATGGCCATGGTCGGGCGGGCCTGGCTTTGCATGCAAGAAAGAGACGACTTTGCCTGCTGCTGGAGCAGCAGCCGCCATAGCTCTAGCTTTTTTCATGTGCCATACACATACCGCGCCAACTTGCGAGTGGTTATGGTGGTCTTATGGTTACTATGCCGCGCCAACTTGCCAGTGGTTATGGTGCTCTTATGGTTACTACACCTCTTGAGGCAGTCTTGCGTTTCAATCTTATCTAAACGCATTAGGATGGCTATTTGGGATCCTGATCTTAGCTTGATTATGCATTCAGTGAGCTATGTACATCAACATTAGCATATTTTAGTAGGAGAAGATTAATTCAAAGATACAAATAGGCTTACTAACATATTCATAATCAATTTGTACTGTATCATAATGTGAGGACTATATAACCCATCAATCAATAATATGACAAACATTTTAAATTGCCTTGCATAACAGAGTTACAAATGATTCTCTGATGTATGGTCCCTTTTAATTCTAACTCACCAATTGTTGTCAAAACAAAAGGTTTCTTTGGAATACATAAGATTCACTAACAGGGACATTTGACCAAAAATCCTCCAAATATATGCATTAGACAACAAAAGTAGAAGCAGTGACACAAAATAGATATAAAGGACTAAGAGACTGCCTAACTGCACCACCTTCCAGTAGAACAAATGCCACCATGCCTCATTGGCATCATGACGAACACATCCTGACAGTGTAGTGCCCCCATCAGTGGCTCAACACCACGCCTCCCCACCTTGGTCATCTACACACCGCCACTGCTGTCCGGTCGAGCAGGATATGTGAAAGCCCTGTAATACTTGAAAATGAGTGAAGATATTCAGTAAGATTTTATATAACAAAGTTGAATAGTTCACTGGCTGGCCATTGTGAATCTAATATTTCGATCATTCTACGCTTCATTTTAAGAGAAATATTATCAGAACTAATACCCACACAGCTAACAAGGCAATATTGTAGTTGATGTTTTAATGAAGAACATTGTAACTGGATTTTATTGTATATTTTAGAGTCCAGATAATGCAAGAGTAATGTTGGTCAGAACTCTTCCAGTCAGGTGTATCGATAATTTGTATTATTGTTTCTAATCAATAATACATTAGGCCAACCAACTTTGAGCTTGCAAGAACAGGAAATTAATATATGCTAGGTAGCTAGTCATCTAGCCAATTCATCAACACGCTAGTGAGGTAAGTGATCCCTAAATTCAAAGTTACAATTTTATATTGTCAACAAGACTTTTGCTTCAAGAGGGATGTTCTAAGTTGCATCAAACCTTGAAGGCCTCGCCGGATACTAATTAGTACAGCGGTAATATCAAGAAGCAGATGATATATTAGATCTAGGgattttgaaggaaatatgccctagaggcaataataaagttgttatttatatttccttatatcatgataaatgttcattattcatgctagaattgtattaaccgaaaacttagtacacgtgtgaatacatagacaaatagagtgtcactagtatgtctctactagaccagctcgttaatcaaagatggttaagttttctagccatggacatgtgttgtcatttgatgaacgggatcacatcattagagaatgatgtgatggacaagacccagccgttagcttagcactatgatcgtttagtttattgctattgctttcttcatgacttatacatgttcctatgactatgagattatgcaactcccaaataccggaggaacacttagtgtgctatcaaacgtcacaacgcaactgggtgattataaagatgctctacaggtgtctccgatggtgtttgttgcgttggcatagatcgagattaggatttgtcactccgattgtcggagaggtatctctggaacctctcggtaatgcacatcactataagccttgcaagcaatgtgactaatgagttagttgcgggatgatgcattacggaacgagtaaagagacttgccggtaacgagattgaactaggtattgagataccgacgatcgaatcttgggcaagtaacataccgatgacaaaggaaacaacgtatatcgttatgcggtttgaccgataaagatcttcgtagaatatgtgggagccaatatgaacatccaggttccgatattggttattgaccggagacgtgtctcggtcatgtctacatagttctcgaacccgtagggtctgcacgcttaatgtttggtgacgatcggtattatgagtttatgtgttttgatgtaccgaaggtagttcggagtctcggatatgatcacatacatgacgaggagtctcgaaatggtcgagacataaatattgatatattggacggctatattcagacaccggaagtgttccgggtgatttcggagtaaaccggagtgtcggagggttaccagaacccccccccccccggggaactaatgggccacatgggccttagtggagagagagagggccagCCAGGGCAGGCCGTGTAACATCCCCAAAATTGGGTTATCAATTTTTGTGCTGTTATTCCTTCCTGGCAATCATTTTTCAAAAAATCCTCCTGAGTTTGCTGGATGACTCTGATGATTCTTGTCATTTTCAACCTTTCGAAACCTTGCTCATGTATTTGTCAGTGGGAAAGACCTCATTTGCATCATCTCAACCTTCTCATTCCCTAATTCCAATTTTTTGGAATTTGGATATGCCCTTTGTGCATACAAAGGAGCCATCATTTTCCTTGATCTGTTGATCCTCCCAATTGTTCCCAGAGATCCTCCTATCGTTCTGATCCTTGGATGTGCAAAAATATTGCTAAGTCCCATGCAATATTTTTGAATTGTGATTTATTCATTTTCTTGTCTTTCTGAGGAATAAAATCCAAAGGCATAGCCAGCCATCTCCTAAATTCATGAGAATGGGTGGAGATGATATTTATGTCTAATCCTAGCTCTGGCAAAAATATTGGCCCTAGTTAAATAAGGAAAATTGCCTTTTCTTATTTAATGCCAATATTGCATTTATGACACTTTCTAAAGGAACTACCATTTTTATAGCTGATAAAATTCCCACAAAAATTGTGGAGCTTTTCCTTGCTATATAATCACTAGTTCCATCCTTATCTCATGTTCCACAGATCAAAAATTGGGCACATGATCCAATGCAAGTTTCTGCCTTCTTTGAAATTTTGCAAAGGAAGTGATTTATTCCTAATTCCAATTGAGCTGCAATTTGTCAGGGTGATTAACATGGATAAATAACCCATGGATGCCAAATATGAGCTCAATCCATTCACCCTAGCTCCCTGTGCAATGTTTCAAAGTTTCTGACTAGAACAcaactttgtgaaggaagtaccttcaTAGAGTTTCCAAATGGGATAAAACTTTTCCATCCTCTCAATAATCTCAAATAATTAGCCTCCACCTAAATTCAGTTCATGTCATTGAACTATGTGAGCACGGGAGCAATTCTTGGTTTCTGTCAAaatttcagtttgtgaagcaagtgtattttatcttgctccattatggctgAAACGTTTTCCAGACCTTCTCCTATCCATATGATCCATCTCCACAAAACTTTGGCTCATTTCAGTTAGCCATTTGCCTTGAGGAATTTTCTCAAGTTTTTGGACAGAGGGGATGTTTGTGAAACAAGTACCATTTTGGCAAGTCCATTTGGTATGAAAGTTTTACAGCATCATGGTATGTCCAAATCATCAGGCTTTGCCAAGTTTTAGCTCAATTCATCACTCCTATTGAGTGCTTCTTCATGATTTAGTTTTTGGGTCAGATTTAGCAGTTGTACAGAAATTATGTTAAATACTTGCTCAAATGACCTCATAATTCCCAGGACCGTAGTCCTTTCTACCCTAAGCCTATCAGACAACAAATTTACCTTTTACCCTCTCTGGTTTCCTCTTTAGGGTGTGGCCAAGTTTGCAACAGTAAACTTGTGGAGCTTGGTTTACTCATCTCAATTTGTCTCTGCCCGTTTCTTTACCGTAGTAACACTCTATCTTCGACGAACTACGCGGTAGACATGAGCTGGCATCAGTAAAAACTCCGGAGCGCACCTTGTCCGTGGTGACCACGAGTGTAACCAGCCCAAAACGGTGGTCTAGCCACTGTTCTCGTCGGCAGCGCTGCTCCGACCGGCTCTGGCCTCGCCATTAATGTCCTACATCTCCCCCTCGATGTCGTCTTCCCCTGGACCTCTTGCCCCCTCTGTTTTCTTCTCCGGCAAGCCGTGCCAACGACCGAACAGTGAGCACCCGTGTGCACCGTCGCCtccctcctctgtcttcttccTCCCTGAGCCTCCTTGGAATTGCGTTGCTCCATGAGCCTCTGCAGCTCGGCTGCTTCCTCCTCATCGCCTTCCCACCGCTTCCTGTGAGCCTTGGCCGCGCCTGCCGACACTGCGCCCCTCGCCGGCGCACGGACACGTCGCGTGCCGCGTGCCACCTCCTTCCCTCCTTCCCGAGCTCTTCCCGCGGCTATAAGTAGCCCTCCCGAGCCCTCACAGTCCACAACCCTCCCCAACCACTCGCAGCTTTCCCCCTCGCCTCAGAGCTCCCCATCCCCTCCAATGGCCGAAGGCCGCCGCCTAAATTCCCCTCGGCCAGTCCATGCTTGAAGCCCTCCCCCTCCCTTTCTTCCTCGTGCGCGGCATCCCCAAGAGCTCACGAAGCCGCTGTTGTCGTCCGTTCTGTCGGGAAGCTCTACTGGCGCCACCTCTTCCATGTCGAGCGTCGACCGTGTCTTCCGAGACGCGGCGCCGGCGCGGCAGGTCGCCCCGAGCCACCCTACTGCTACCTATGGGCGCGGCATGGAGTGGCGGAGCTCCCGCGCGCATCGCCCGGCCCTCCCATGCCGCCAGTCGCCGGCTCTGACGAGAGCCGCGGCGCTCCTCTGCCTCGGCGTCGCGATGGAGAAGAAGGACCAGGCGGGGGAGAGAGAAGATGCTGTGGGCCCCGCCTGTCATTGTCTCTGCGCTGACATGGCGGGATCGCTGACTGGATTAAGTGGAGACGCCTTCCACAGAATTCGCTTTCCCCTGGAGAAAGCGTATTCTGCTGCGGCCTCGCGCTGGAAGGCGCTTTCCCCACGCGAAAGCGTATTCCTGGAGAGTGCGCTTTCAATCACCGAAAGCGTATTCTTCCTCTTCTTCGGCCAGAAATACGTTTTCCTCTCTGGAAAACGTATTCTCAGAAAAGACACGTTCTGTTTAAACTACCAGAGACCTGTTTGTAGAAGTATTTTTACAGACTAGTCCCTGAGCTTTAAACGTCCGTATCTTTTTACCCGTGACTCCGATTGAGGTGATTCCAGCGCTCACGTTCTCTGTTCGTCGAGCTCTTTCCGTTGGTGTCATTTTCATAATGTTTTCATacagtgaaaatgaccattttgcccttgccCATAAACAGCCCCCTCCAAGAGAGAACTGTTTCCAGCAACTCTTTCCGCGGTCATTTCACACTTTTTCCCAGAGTATTTATCGACCCCCAGGCAAGCCAACCTCTTATCATGAGCCCCTAACTTGCATGTTGACTTTGCTTGCACCTCGTGTGTGTGTAGTTATAGTTGTTCCTTATCGTTTTCGTCTACAGTTATTCTGTTATGCTTATCATGCATGCTTATGTTTTCATGATATCTTTTGCCATGCTAATTAGAATGTTGTTGTTGATAATGCCATGTCACTACTCTACTTTATTTTCATGACATCATTATAAAATGTTATGATGATTGTAATGCATCGTTGATATGCTAGTACTTGGTAATGTCATGTTCCTTATGTTATAGTTGTGCACTTGAGAAGTTTGATATTTTGTCCATCCATTTGTGTGTTGCATGCTCAtggttgcattcatgttaaatatgTTCATCATGATGGAGAAGATAATAATATGAGTTAATAATAACAAAACTCCTCCATCATCGATGGGATCGAGTCATAGTGCCACCAAATCGAACTTCTTCAGTGCAGCCACattttgcctttatgggaaggccctaatgcaATCTATTATCGTGCGGctcgtgcctctcgccggtgcctccaaagAGGGAAGGTAATGGGTGTGCACTACCCTGATCAGGTGggcggacataagccttgtgtgaCCGGGTTTGGAGTTGAGCTCATGTCCCTGTGTGGGACCATTTTGTTTGCCACGATGGTGGCCGTTTTGCCACGATGATGGtcgttggtgtctttggtagacacggggccacccaggacttagCCCAACGGGGAGTCGGAGTGGCCAGGAGAGTGTCATGGCTGTAGGTcagttttgtcggaacgccgttggtccacccaaatgggagggcgaggccatgggttccgtggtgtgggtaaagtgcgctacctctacAGAGTGTTTATAAAGCCTATCGATAGCAACATAGTTCGTAGTACGTCACACTATCGGGTCTTGGTCGAAATGGAGGATAAACCTGAAATAATTAAGTTGATGAATGATGTGTAACAAATAATGTGGTGACTTGGACTATGAGATAGTCGCGAGAAGTCACGGCGATGTTTTGATATGATCACGAGACAAGGTCTCGGTGAGTGTTGAACTAAGTGTGGTTCCGTTTGTGATCCATGAgtgatcaccgtttggttacaAGGCCGTTGAATCAAGTGTGGTTCCGTTTGTATCCGTGAGTGATCACCGTTCGGTTGCGAGGCAACCCGTTGGTAAGAGAGTCCGAGGGACTCGGTGCACAAGTTTGGTTGGATTGCATGAGTAATATGTTGTTGTTTGCATTTAAAGAACCATGGCAGAACATGAAATAGTTGCATAAAGTTAACATGCTATGTCTGCATTGGATATGACTGATAGTTTACATTCATCATAGTTTCATGTTGCCATGCCATGTTTTGATTGATATGTTAGCAGCATGTTTTGATATGCCATGTCATTGCCATGTTAGTagatgctatgatgttgttcagGCTTAATTGATCTTTATCATGCCATGTTTAGTAATTGATATGAGATAGGTTGTTGCATGCACTTGGTTCTTGCTTTGTCTTCTGCTTGTTTGGATGCTATGTATTTGGTTGTCTTGCAAGTGCATTCAATGTACTGACGTGGTGTGTCATGCCAGTTTTGTAGGTCATACCCGAAGTGTTCGCTTGACCCATCGTACTAGGCCATAACCTTGCCAGTCCTGTGAGTTGTGGAGCCCAGCCAGAGTTGTTGTGCTGCCAAACCAAGACTTCCGCCGCCATTTAAATAGATTTCCGCTGCCATTTAAATAGCCTTAGGAATATGCCAGATAATTGTATTCATCAATGATGTAATCTTCTATACATATATTTGATGAATATTCTTGTACCTGGAATGTTGTATTATGGACCTGTCGTGCGTCAGGTGTTATCCTGGGCTGACTTGCGAAGGCCCCCTGCTCCATGCGGATCGGGGTGCCATAGgacgcgcgcccctccccctctagtacgaattggactagggatggggggcggcgcccccctttccttctcccttctcctccttcctttccccctcctagtaggactaggaaaggggagtcctactcctactaggaggaggactcctcctctcaGGGCGCgccacaagggccggccggcctcccccttgctcctttatatacgggggcgggggcaccctagaacacacaagttgatcattgatctcttagccgtgtgaggcgcccccctccaccataatccacctcggtcatatcatagcggtgcttacgAGAAGCcttgttccggtagcatcatcatcaccatcatcatgccgtcgtgctgaagaaactctccctcgacactctgctggatcgtgagttcgtgggacgtcaccgagccgaacgtgtgcagaccgcggaggtgccatactttcggtactaggattggtcgatcgtgaagacatacgactacatcaaccgcgttgtcataacgcttccgcttacagtctacgagggtacatggaaaACACTcacccctcttgttgctatgcatcaccatgatcttgcgtgtgcgtaggaaacttttgaaattgctacatttcccaacagtggcatccgagccaggtttatgcatagatgttatatgcacgattagaacacaaaggagttgtgggcgtgggtatatacatattgcttgccgtcactagttgattcttgattcggtgTATTGTTGGGTGAAGTgtcccagaccgacattacgcgacgcttacgcgagactggttctaccgacgtgcttcgcacacaggtggctggtgggtgtcagtttctccaactttagttgaatcatattcaatgaacatggttctttcggaagatcaaaaagcaatcactataccgcgttgtggtttttgatgcgtaggtaagaacggttcttgctcagcctgtagcagccacgtaaaacttgcaacaacaaagtagaggacgtctaacttgtttttgtagggcatgttgtgatgtcatatggtcaagacatgatgctaaattttattgtatgagatgatcatgttttgtaacagagttatcagcaactggcaggagccatatggttgtcactttattatATGAAATGCAACCGCCTtgtaattgttttactttatcactaagcggtagcgatagtcgtagaagcaatagttggcgagacgacaatgatgcaacgatggagatcaaggtgtcgcgccggtgacggtggtgatcatgatggtgctttggagagggagatcaaaggcacaagatgatgatggccatatcatatcacttatattgattgcatgtgatgtttatcctttatgcatcttatttttcttagatcgacggtagcattataagatgatctctcactaaatttcaaggtacaagtgttctccctgagtatgcaccgttgcgaaagttcgtcgtgccgagacaccacatgatcatccagtgtgataagctctatgttcaaatacaacgggtgcaagccagttttgcacatgcataatactcgggttaaacttaacgggcctagcatatgcagatatggcctcggaacaccggagaccgaaaggtcgagcatgaatcatatagtagatatgatcaacatatgatgttcaccattgaaaactactccgtctcacgtgatgatcggacatggtttagttgatttggatcatgtgatcatttagatgactagagggatgtctatctaagtgggagttcttaagtaatatgattaattgaactttaatttatcatgaacttagtcctgatagtatttgcataactatgttgtagatcaatagctcgcgatgtagctccccgtttattttgatatgttcctagagaaaaactatgttgaaagataatagtagcaatgatgcggactaggtccgtgatctgaggattgtcctcattgctgcatagaagaattatgtccttgatgcaccgctaggtgacagacctattgcaggagcagatgcggacgttatgaacgtttgacaagctcggtatgatgactacttgatagtttagtgcaccatgctttacaacttagaattgggacttcaaaaatgttttgaaaagatgttccaagagttgaaattggtatctcatactcatgcccgtgtcaagaggtatgagacctctgacagtactttgcctacaagatggaggagaatagcttaaccagtgagcatgtgctcagattgtctgggtactacaattgcttgaatcaagtgggagttaatcttccagataagatagtaactgacaaagttctctagtcactagaacttagtgatgaactataatatgcaagggatgaccaaagtaattcccaagctcttcgcgatgctgaaatcggcgaaggtagaaatcaagaaatagcatcaagtgttgatgattaacaagaccactagtttaaagaaaagggcaaagggaaagaaagaggaacttcaaagaagaatagcaagcaagttgctgctcccatgaagaagcccaaagctagacccaagcctggaactaAGTGCTTctctgcaaaggaaatggtcactggaagtggaactgccctagatacttggcgaataagaaggatggcaaagtgaacaaaagtatatttgatatacatcttattgatgtgtactttaccagtgtttatagcaacccctcagtatttgataccggttcagttgctaagagtagtaactcgaaacgggagttgcaaaataaatagagactagttaagggcgaggtgatgatgtgagttggt belongs to Triticum urartu cultivar G1812 chromosome 7, Tu2.1, whole genome shotgun sequence and includes:
- the LOC125522490 gene encoding leucine-rich repeat receptor-like protein kinase TDR — its product is MQSQARPTMAIITTARSLFSTPLSLSSTTTSSSFRASHHDVHAPVQRRHYLSFLHFTIASPPHTADTSTIMAAQVPFHGLLLLLPLLTITAASSAPLPLLALLSLKSSLNDPAGALSPWTYAAAASSGATRSLSPPWCAWPGVVCDAATGDVVGVDLSRRNLSGTVSPTAAALLAPTLASLNLSWNAFTGELPPAVFLLRRLVKLDISHNFFNSTFPDGIARLGSLAVLDAYSNCFVGQLPRGIGELQRLEHLNLGGSFFNGSIPVEVGQLPQLRFLHLAGNALSGRLPRELGELTLLKHLEIGYNGYNGSIPAEFGGLKQLQYLDIAAANVSGPLPPELGGLARLEFLFLFKNRLAGAIPSPWSRLQALQVLDLSDNQLAGAIPAGLGELANLTTLNLMSNFLSGTIPATIGELPNLEVLQLWNNSLVGRLPESLGTSGRLVRLDVSTNSLSGPIPSGLCTGHRLLRLILFANRFDSAIPASLANCSSLWRVRLESNRLSGTIPSGFGAVQNLTYMDLSSNELTGGIPADLVISPSLEYLNVSGNPIGGTLPSNTWRAAKLQVLAASKCALDGEIPPFGTSGCANLYRLELAWNELSGAVPGDIGSCKRLVSLRLQHNNLSGEIPAVLAALPSVTEVDLSWNALTGSIPPGVANCTTLETFDVSFNHLAPVGTPSGSPNHGEGGSAWRTAAMWVSAVAVAFAGMVVLALTARWLQCLEDDSVAASTGGAGGARPNVVVGPWRMTAFQRLSFTADDVARCVEGSDGIVGAGSSGTVYRAKMLNGEVIAVKKLWQAPAQKETAADHAAMQMDTQDGGDGNERVLAEVEMLGHLRHRNIVRLLGWCTNGETTMLLYEYMPNGSLDELLHGATAGKTPKARPEWDARYRIAVGVAQGVSYLHHDCLPAVAHRDLKPSNILLDADMEARVADFGVAKALQGAAPMSVVAGSCGYIAPEYTYTLRVDEKSDVYSYGVVLLEILTGRKSVEAEYGEGSNIVDWVRSKVAGGGGGLRDVMEHVSSNSEPAREEMALVLRVALLCTSRCPQDRPSMRDVLSMLQEARPKPSRKPAAKKLVP